The following proteins are co-located in the Deinococcus aerius genome:
- a CDS encoding cyanophycinase produces MPKHTPDNPGAQPGGTLIIIGGHEAKEGRREILREVARRVRGGRLVIATVASHEPEGYFEGYQGGFEGLGVGDLVELYVEDRTEALGEDKLGLLDGATGVFFTGGDQLRITSQIGDTPLEARIRQVYEAGGVIAGTSAGASAMCETMLVKGHSKESYRIGDLAMAPGLGLIRGVIIDQHFAERGRMGRLLGAVAQNPRVLGIGIDEDTAIVVEGGHFRVIGSGAVYVADGAGITHSNIAEARRDEPLSLYDVRLHVLSAGDAFDLGKRKPVPAEALREGVPGD; encoded by the coding sequence ATGCCCAAGCACACCCCTGACAACCCCGGCGCCCAGCCGGGCGGCACCCTGATCATCATCGGCGGGCACGAGGCCAAGGAGGGGCGGCGCGAGATCCTGCGCGAGGTCGCCCGCCGGGTGAGGGGGGGACGACTCGTGATCGCCACCGTCGCCTCCCACGAGCCCGAGGGCTATTTCGAGGGCTACCAGGGGGGCTTCGAGGGCCTGGGCGTGGGCGACCTCGTCGAGCTGTACGTCGAGGACCGCACCGAGGCGCTGGGCGAGGACAAACTGGGGCTGCTGGACGGGGCGACCGGCGTGTTCTTCACCGGGGGCGACCAGCTCCGCATCACCAGCCAGATCGGGGACACGCCGCTGGAGGCCCGCATCCGCCAGGTGTACGAGGCGGGCGGCGTGATCGCGGGCACCTCGGCGGGCGCCTCGGCGATGTGCGAGACCATGCTGGTGAAGGGCCACAGCAAGGAGTCCTACCGCATCGGCGACCTGGCGATGGCGCCCGGGCTGGGCCTGATCCGCGGCGTGATCATCGACCAGCACTTCGCCGAGCGCGGGCGGATGGGCCGCCTGCTGGGCGCGGTGGCGCAAAATCCCCGCGTGCTGGGCATCGGCATCGACGAGGACACGGCCATCGTGGTGGAGGGCGGCCACTTCCGCGTGATCGGCAGCGGCGCCGTGTACGTGGCCGACGGGGCGGGCATCACCCACTCCAACATCGCCGAGGCGCGCCGGGACGAGCCCCTCTCGCTCTACGACGTGCGCCTGCACGTCCTCTCGGCGGGAGACGCCTTTGACCTGGGGAAACGCAAGCCTGTCCCCGCCGAGGCGTTGCGGGAAGGCGTGCCGGGCGACTGA
- a CDS encoding intradiol ring-cleavage dioxygenase: MSEQRIITPYPADDHDHHDDLNNLGLTADVNMMTRSVVDRRRVLGLGLLGIGLLVSCGASGLAAVGTSTGTGTSSGAGTAACPTAIPTETAGPYPADGSAASGQSLNVLTRSGIVRPDLRTSLGTGHTAEGVPLKVVLKLVNVNASCAPLAGYAVYLWHCDRDGNYSMYSADTVSEDYLRGVQAGGADGTVTFQTIFPGCYSGRWPHIHFEVYPTLASATSAKNKIQTSQLALPEATCREVYATAGYSASVGNLNRTSLGRDNIFSDGYSTQLPTITGSAASGYTATLTVGLAR, from the coding sequence ATGAGCGAACAGCGCATCATCACGCCCTACCCCGCCGACGACCACGACCACCACGACGACCTCAACAACCTCGGCCTGACGGCGGATGTCAACATGATGACCCGCTCGGTGGTGGACCGCCGCCGGGTGCTGGGCCTGGGCCTGCTGGGCATCGGGCTGCTGGTGAGCTGCGGCGCGAGCGGCCTCGCCGCAGTCGGAACGAGTACCGGGACCGGGACGAGCAGCGGCGCGGGAACGGCAGCCTGTCCCACCGCCATCCCCACCGAGACGGCGGGACCGTATCCCGCCGACGGCTCGGCGGCGTCGGGCCAGTCGCTCAACGTGCTGACCCGCTCGGGGATCGTGCGCCCCGACCTGCGGACCAGCCTGGGGACCGGCCACACCGCCGAGGGGGTGCCCCTGAAGGTCGTCCTCAAGCTCGTGAATGTGAACGCGAGTTGCGCTCCCCTGGCGGGCTACGCGGTCTACCTGTGGCACTGCGACCGCGACGGCAACTACTCGATGTACAGCGCGGATACCGTCAGTGAGGATTACCTGCGGGGCGTGCAGGCGGGGGGCGCGGACGGCACCGTCACCTTCCAGACCATCTTCCCCGGCTGCTACTCGGGCCGCTGGCCGCACATCCACTTCGAGGTCTACCCCACCCTCGCCTCGGCGACCTCGGCGAAGAACAAGATTCAGACCTCTCAGCTCGCGCTGCCGGAGGCCACCTGCCGCGAGGTCTACGCCACGGCGGGGTACTCGGCCAGCGTGGGCAACCTGAACCGCACCTCGCTGGGCCGCGACAACATCTTCAGCGACGGCTACAGCACCCAGCTCCCGACGATCACGGGGAGCGCGGCCTCGGGCTACACCGCCACCCTGACCGTGGGCCTCGCCCGCTGA
- a CDS encoding isoaspartyl peptidase/L-asparaginase family protein, with translation MTEPRWAIIVHGGAHPVPPEKISASRAGCLAALNAGRRVLEGGGSAVEAVEAALRVLEDDPTFNAGYGAALNADGGVEMDAALMDGATLDVGAVAGLSGVRHPVSVARRLLREKEILLIGEGAHRFAAAHGAELCDPADLISPEQRGAVESHDTVGCVALDAQGHLAAGTSTGGLSGQPAGRVGDSPQPGCGFYAEDGVGAIALTGQGESLARMMTAARFIHRLPGSTPDDALREVLEAMRLRVGGDGGGIALAPDGTVGWWHNSPDMPVAYQYSGQREPRVYLRKAEEEPNAQAHP, from the coding sequence ATGACTGAGCCCCGCTGGGCGATCATCGTCCACGGCGGCGCGCATCCCGTTCCCCCCGAAAAGATCTCCGCGAGCCGCGCGGGGTGCCTCGCCGCGCTGAACGCCGGGCGCCGGGTGCTGGAGGGCGGCGGCAGCGCGGTGGAGGCGGTCGAGGCCGCCCTCCGCGTGTTGGAGGACGACCCCACCTTCAACGCGGGATACGGCGCGGCGCTGAATGCCGACGGGGGGGTCGAGATGGACGCCGCCCTGATGGACGGGGCGACGCTTGACGTGGGTGCAGTCGCGGGGCTCTCCGGGGTCCGCCACCCCGTCAGCGTGGCCCGGCGCCTGCTGCGCGAGAAGGAAATCCTGCTGATCGGCGAGGGCGCCCACCGCTTCGCCGCCGCGCACGGAGCCGAGCTGTGCGACCCGGCGGACCTGATCTCGCCCGAGCAGCGCGGGGCCGTCGAAAGTCACGACACGGTGGGCTGCGTGGCCCTGGACGCGCAGGGGCACCTCGCTGCCGGAACGTCCACCGGGGGCCTGAGCGGGCAGCCTGCCGGACGGGTGGGCGACTCCCCGCAGCCTGGCTGCGGCTTCTACGCCGAGGACGGGGTGGGGGCGATTGCCCTCACCGGCCAGGGCGAGAGCCTCGCGCGGATGATGACCGCCGCCCGCTTCATCCACCGCCTGCCGGGAAGCACCCCGGACGACGCGCTGCGCGAGGTGCTGGAGGCCATGCGCCTGCGGGTCGGCGGGGACGGCGGCGGCATCGCCCTCGCGCCGGACGGCACCGTCGGCTGGTGGCACAACAGCCCGGACATGCCCGTCGCCTACCAGTACTCCGGCCAGCGGGAGCCGCGCGTCTACCTGAGAAAAGCCGAGGAGGAACCGAATGCCCAAGCACACCCCTGA
- a CDS encoding twin-arginine translocase TatA/TatE family subunit, which produces MNIGPMELLLVVIVAALIFGPGKLPELGKSLGQGIREFRRGTRELKRDLDLNPDERG; this is translated from the coding sequence ATGAACATTGGACCGATGGAACTTCTTCTCGTCGTGATCGTCGCCGCGCTGATTTTCGGGCCGGGGAAGCTGCCGGAACTCGGCAAGAGTCTGGGGCAGGGCATCCGCGAGTTCCGCCGCGGCACGCGCGAGTTGAAACGCGACCTCGACCTGAACCCGGACGAGCGGGGCTGA
- a CDS encoding response regulator yields MTAPLDLKGPPSAPAPLRPHILLVDDNELDVELTLLALTGCGLRGHVSTVGDGQEALDFLRGVGRHAGRPPGLPALVLLDLKMLGLDGEDVLRAIRDDPALRRTRVAMLTTSGRPEDRACCGAADAYLVKPLDPAEFVRQVGEVVSMILTARRPAQEPGPPG; encoded by the coding sequence ATGACTGCGCCGCTTGACCTGAAGGGTCCACCGTCCGCGCCGGCACCGCTCCGGCCCCACATCCTGCTGGTGGACGACAACGAACTCGACGTGGAACTCACGCTGCTCGCCCTGACCGGCTGCGGCCTACGCGGGCACGTGAGTACGGTGGGGGACGGGCAGGAGGCCCTCGACTTCCTGCGTGGGGTGGGGCGCCACGCCGGGAGGCCGCCCGGGCTGCCCGCGCTGGTGCTGCTCGACCTCAAGATGCTGGGCCTGGATGGCGAGGACGTGCTGCGGGCCATCCGGGACGACCCGGCGCTGCGCCGAACCCGCGTCGCCATGCTCACGACCTCTGGCCGCCCCGAGGACCGCGCCTGCTGCGGGGCAGCCGACGCCTACCTCGTCAAACCCCTCGACCCCGCCGAGTTCGTTCGCCAGGTCGGTGAGGTCGTATCCATGATCCTCACGGCGCGCCGCCCGGCCCAGGAACCCGGCCCGCCCGGGTGA